A genome region from Gadus macrocephalus chromosome 15, ASM3116895v1 includes the following:
- the znf318 gene encoding zinc finger protein 318 isoform X4: protein MYRGRPPHRGGYPPPFEGRGPPFGHASGRSYSPPSYREERGRPRSPYHQHGYHDRGPPSDSYRRSPPRRRYPSPGQGSHRGGEYWGSGPPRERSPSPRGRHPIDHNLVITVGNELTGKGGPPTSRHLSSPDDRPRGRSRSPDRSRAKSRGRSKSRARSRSHSQTPERGRACSKSRARSKSRGRSKSRARSKSRGRSKSRVRSKSRSRSHSRSPSRSRSRGRSAGRGAGRAVSRGRSRSRARRSWSRSSSGNSVDSDRTKKQFQELELARRRKEMEELLNRPTKSILKKRLGSEDSASRMSSDSPSGQEGGNISQVAQRLLSAVKGVEPEALASVLAELKADPQLAQRVGLDPEMAGILQLLGVHPGGGRAKPKDVIEDEEEFLYGDSDDIKPQGPPEAGRGGPPQQQAYSDLYGELTEDALYGEPQPYAHPPPAPQGRPAHSDPAVAPQQGEGAEEYQAIQGLLKTIGLDLGVTEISKMAARTKERLHGNKPPPKTPTRQQRYSSGSSERSGASGRSRRRRGRSSSSSGSSDSSRSRASSWSSGDEDAAGRRRHQAPPPAAARPRAVKQLKGERGSWEEERQTPPALAPEPGPLPPPPAAPPYGMAPPQSYPPHAYGQYGSYMPYMPQQWPPMYPPPGMPQDYPGPPPYERPFNTLVQPDLTSLKRLEMSKERERCSKVLSEEKNNESQKQKVLEEREKLLQEREVRMKKKECLMKELESLRKQQGELLRKKRREKDGHKDPLLCEISGLQESVMRQISELRLEHEAAERKRTEIDKVALILGLDPSDRPRRAPAADKTGPEGGPADKQCAEARSTPNQDTPQTTGSSPSKTSEKFEYFDSGEHWCKNCNVTTGSMFVYFTHLQGKGHRKTQDPYDRPWAPPLSKTVNIPSGEKVTKPAKGSEFLLPVRGFYCRLCKEFYGDAICAEEHVTTHAHNEKYKLYMMDKPLYEQRRSLEQQAGLTLDSGKKRKHMEGPGDHDKEEKSKHKKDKKDKEQKRGEDVKKEERYKPNKEEVEEKFKSSSKVETPRKGEEEKAALSKMVEDEKHRPMKDDRQRYSREYNESDGPKYGKRDEVEKYKHSREDDYRYRYRQEEDRSRPSRGEERPRYDEDRHRPNKYPEPRSKHEREEPKPKIEKEKTTPVKRQFKEEAEVKKPEPPPRPYDPPKIMCGPSPAMRAKLRKQSLESAKAAAATAPVVPAAPAPPAAPLGAAFGRFTWKKKESVLAKEAERVAAEFLKDDEAPTPADKIPVEDSFAKSMAVAKEIALKLSGQPPMPPPWAGQVALRGRIRPNLPAPAIGLRTTAAVAKPAPLNAFLSIRPQTPESAAPEDNPLASEPVPMEIEDQDEPIQEPAPMPVNIPAHIPAQVSVQMPPQMPVQIPVQMPVQIPVQMPVEPPPQFQPPPQFQPPSQFQPPSQFQPPPQFQPPPQFQPPPQFQPPPQFQPPPQYQPPPMSGNQRLVAVESDEAAPGVPASEQMRTVFVKPPPFMNSGDGAHRSEKLKTHLAAAKAKDLFDIFYSGVSQSGPSAFPKAATADTRTPTGGTKTGEGKMKPSQPVPQSITKPVPPPSFLPKTTELKPALQPLVQVPQTHPDPIPLAQQVLQTSLDPVPQTHPDPIAQAQPVLQTSLDPVPQTHPDPIPQAQPVLQTSLDPVPQTHPDPIPQAQPVLQTSLDPVPQTHPDPIPQAQPVLQTSLDPVPQTHPDPIPQVKPVPQNKPDPLPQVQPVLRPEAQPWVQPVTSQPDPIPQVEPVPQPQPDLESPTRSKVQPVLQIQPEPVPQFQPVLQSQSDPIPEVQPVLQIQSDPTPQVQQVLQIQPDPLPEVHQELQVQSEPAPQTKPHVQLTPQDQPDPIPQTHSQVPPVSQIQSETIPQTQPQVQLLSQTHPDPQPEPQTLASETQVEPQIGQLDLLPSLHGQDEDLELTTARTTLSESPKTPKTKSRTSPQAKKTSPASRPVRQTRSQTRYQTRRQRSQCESGSESGLESEEAASNSEGPETGTNLEPQVEPQVEPQVEPQVEETLLPVDTPQNPDTPDIITTETLGLPSDMMSLGFEYDFNFE, encoded by the exons ATGTACCGCGGTCGCCCCCCGCACCGAGGAGGCTACCCGCCGCCGTTCGAAGGCCGTGGACCGCCCTTCGGCCACGCGTCGGGACGGTCTTACTCCCCGCCGTCCTACcgggaggagaggggcaggcCCCGGTCCCCGTACCACCAGCACGGCTACCATGACCGCGGCCCACCGTCCGACTCCTACAGGCGCTCCCCGCCCCGGAGGAGGTACCCCTCTCCCGGGCAGGGGAGCCACCGAGGCGGGGAGTACTGGGGAAGCGGGCCGCCCAGAGAG AGATCTCCTTCTCCACGAGGACGCCACCCCATCGACCACAACCTGGTGATCACCGTAGGCAACGAGCTGACGGGAAAGGGGGGGCCGCCCACTTCTCGTCATTTGTCCTCCCCAGATGACAG GCCAAGGGGGCGGAGCCGCAGCCCCGACCGGAGCCGTGCCAAGAGCCGGGGGCGGAGCAAGAGCCGAGCTCGCTCCAGGAGCCACAGCCAGACCCCTGAGAGGGGCCGCGCATGTAGTAAGAGCCGCGCTCGGAGCAAGAGCCGCGGGAGAAGCAAAAGCCGCGCACGTAGCAAGAGCCGCGGGAGGAGCAAGAGTCGGGTCCGCAGCaagtccaggtccaggtcccaCTCCAGGTCCCCGTCGCGGTCCCGGTCCAGAGGGCGGAGCGCTGGGCGTGGCGCCGGGCGTGCGGTGAGCCGCGGGCGCAGCAGGAGCCgggcgaggaggagctggagcaggagcagcagcgggAACAGCGTGGACAGCGACCGCACCAAGAAGCAGTtccaggagctggagctggcccGCCgcaggaaggagatggaggagctgctgaaCCGGCCCACCAAGTCCATCCTGAAGAAGCGCCTGGGCTCCGAGGACTCAGCCTCCCGCATG AGCAGCGACTCCCCCAGCGGGCAGGAGGGCGGTAACATCTCCCAGGTGGCCCAGCGCCTGCTGAGCGCGGTGAAGGGGGTGGAGCCCGAGGCCCTGGCCTCCGTCCTGGCGGAGCTGAAGGCGGACCCCCAGCTGGCCCAGCGGGTGGGGCTAGACCCTGAGATGGCTGGGATCCTCCAGCTGCTGGGGGTCCATCCCGGGGGGGGCCGGGCCAAACCCAAGGACGTCatcgaggacgaggaggagttCCTTTATGGGGACAGTGACGACATCAAGCCCCAGGGGCCCCCCGAggctgggcgggggggcccCCCGCAGCAGCAGGCCTACTCCGATCTCTACGGAGAGCTGACGGAGGACGCACTGTACGGGGAGCCCCAGCCCTACGcccaccctccccccgccccccaaggCCGCCCTGCCCACAGCGACCCCGCCGTGGCCCCCCAGCAGGGAGAGGGGGCCGAGGAGTACCAGGCGATCCAGGGCCTCCTGAAGACCATCGGGCTGGACCTGGGGGTCACCGAGATCAGCAAGATGGCCGCCCGCACCAAGGAGCGTCTCCACGGCAACAAGCCCCCGCCCAAGACCCCCACCCGGCAGCAGCGCTACTCGTCGGGGAGCTCTGAGCGCAGCGGGGCGAGTGGGCGGAGCCGGCGCcggagggggcggagcagcagcagcagcggcagctcGGACAGCAGCCGGAGCCGCGCCTCCAGCTGGAGCAGCGGCGATGAGGATGCCGCCGGCCGGAGGCGCcaccaggcccctccccccgccgcAGCCAGGCCCCGCGCCGTCAAGCAGCTGAAGGGCGAGCGGGGCTcctgggaggaggagcggcAGACCCCCCCCGCCCTGGCCCCAGAGCCCGGccccctgcccccgccccccgcggccccccccTACGGCATGGCGCCCCCCCAGAGCTACCCCCCCCACGCCTACGGCCAGTACGGCAGCTACATGCCCTACATGCCCCAGCAGTGGCCTCCCatgtaccccccccccggcaTGCCCCAGGACTacccagggccccccccctACGAGCGGCCCTTCAACACGCTGGTGCAGCCCGACCTGA CGTCGCTGAAGAGGCTGGAGATGTCGAAGGAGCGCGAGCGGTGCAGCAAGGTCCTGTCAGAGGAGAAGAACAACGAGAGCCAGAAACAgaag gtgctGGAGGAGCGGGAGAAACTGCTCCAGGAGAGGGAGGTCCGCATGAAGAAGAAGGAGTGTCTGATGAAGGAGCTCGAGAGCCTCCGCAAACAGCAAG gcgaGCTGCTGAGGAAGAAGCGGCGGGAGAAGGACGGCCACAAGGACCCCCTGCTGTGTGAGATCAGCGGGCTGCAGGAGAGCGTCATGCGACAGATCTCCGAGCTGCGTCTGGAGCACGAGGCGGCCGAGAGGAAACGCACCGAGATCGACAAGGTGGCCCTCATCCTGGGGCTGGACCCCTCGGACCGCCCCCGCCGGGCCCCGGCCGCGGACAAGACCGGCCCCGAGGGGGGCCCCGCTGACAAG CAGTGTGCCGAGGCGAGATCCACTCCGAACCAAGACACGCCCCAGACgactggctcctccccctcaaaGACCTCTGAGAAGTTTGAGTACTTTGACTCGGGAGAACATTGGTGCAAAAACTGTAACGTCACCACCGgctccatgtttgtttatttcacaCATTTGCAAGGCAAGGGGCACAGAAAG ACTCAAGACCCCTACGACAGACCCtgggccccccctctctccaaaaCCGTCAACATCCCTTCCGGGGAGAAGGTCACCAAGCCGGCTAAAG gcTCAGAGTTTCTGCTGCCGGTGAGGGGGTTCTACTGCCGCTTGTGCAAAGAGTTTTACGGAGACGCCATCTGTGCGGAGGAGCACGTCACGACGCACGCTCACAACGAGAAGTACAAG CTCTACATGATGGATAAACCTCTCTACGAGCAGAGGAGGAGCCTCGAGCAGCAGGCCGGGCTCACCCTGGACTCTGGGAAGAAGCGCAAGCACATGGAGGGCCCTGGAGACCACGATAAGGAGGAGAAGTCCAAACACAAGAAGGACAAGAAGGACAAGGAGCAGAAGCGAGGGGAAGACGTGAAGAAGGAAGAGAGGTACAAACCGaacaaggaggaggtggaggagaagttcaAGTCGAGCAGCAAAGTGGAAACGcccaggaagggggaggaggagaaggctgcACTCAGCAAGATGGTGGAAGACGAGAAGCATCGGCCCATGAAGGACGATCGACAACGGTACAGCCGGGAATATAACGAGAGCGACGGGCCGAAATACGGTAAAAGGGACGAAGTGgaaaaatacaaacactccAGAGAAGACGATTACCGCTACCGCTACCGCCAAGAAGAGGATCGATCGAGGCCCAGCCGGGGGGAGGAGCGCCCCAGATACGACGAGGACCGGCACCGTCCCAACAAGTATCCGGAACCCAGGTCCAAGCACGAGCGGGAGGAGCCCAAACCCAAGATCGAGAAGGAAAAAACAACACCTGTTAAAAGACAATtcaaggaggaggcagaggtcaAAAAGCCAGAGCCCCCCCCAAGGCCCTACGACCCTCCTAAGATCATGTGTGGACCCAGTCCCGCCATGAGGGCCAAGCTGCGTAAGCAGAGCCTGGAGTCGGCCAAGGCGGCGGCGGCTACGGCCCCCGTAGTGCCAGCAGCCCCGGCCCCACCGGCAGCCCCCCTTGGGGCTGCCTTTGGCAGATTCACttggaagaagaaggagagcgTCCTGGCCAAGGAGGCGGAACGAGTCGCCGCAGAGTTCCTGAAGGACGACGAGGCGCCAACGCCGGCGGACAAGATTCCAGTGGAGGACTCTTTTGCCAAGTCCATGGCGGTCGCCAAGGAGATCGCTCTGAAGCTGTCGGGCCAGCCTCCCATGCCGCCCCCTTGGGCGGGCCAGGTGGCCCTCCGAGGAAGGATCCGGCCAAACCTCCCGGCGCCGGCAATTGGCCTCCGGACAACCGCCGCCGTCGCCAAGCCTGCTCCTCTGAACGCCTTCCTCTCCATCAGACCACAAACCCCTGAATCTGCAGCACCTGAAGACAACCCACTGGCGTCTGAACCTGTACCCATGGAGATTGAGGATCAGGATGAACCCATACAGGAACCAGCACCGATGCCCGTGAACATACCAGCGCACATACCAGCTCAGGTGTCTGTGCAAATGCCCCCGCAAATGCCTGTGCAGATCCCCGTGCAGATGCCAGTACAGATACCGGTGCAAATGCCAGTGGAGCCTCCTCCCCAGTTCCAACCACCTCCTCAGTTCCAGCCTCCTTCCCAGTTCCAACCTCCTTCCCAGTTCCAACCTCCTCCTCAGTTCCAACCACCTCCTCAGTTCCAACCACCTCCTCAGTTCCAACCACCTCCTCAGTTCCAACCTCCTCCCCAGTACCAGCCTCCTCCCATGTCAGGGAACCAgaggctggtggcagtggagtCTGACGAGGCGGCCCCAGGGGTCCCTGCCAGTGAGCAGATGCGGACCGTCTTCGTGAAGCCCCCTCCCTTCATGAACTCCGGCGACGGAGCACACCGCTCGGAGAAACTCAAGACCCACCTGGCGGCAGCCAAGGCCAAGGACCTCTTCGACATCTTCTACAGCGGAGTGAGCCAGTCTGGCCCCTCCGCCTTCCCCAAAGCAGCGACCGCAGACACCAGGACCCCGACCGGTGGGACCAAGACCGGCGAGGGCAAGATGAAACCATCGCAGCCGGTCCCGCAAAGCATTACCAAACCCGTGCCTCCCCCGTCCTTCCTCCCCAAAACAACTGAACTCAAACCGGCTCTCCAACCTCTGGTCCAAGTACCCCAGACCCACCCAGACCCAATACCACTGGCCCAACAAGTACTTCAGACCAGTCTTGACCCAGTACCCCAGACCCACCCAGACCCAATAGCACAGGCCCAACCAGTACTTCAGACCAGTCTTGACCCAGTACCCCAGACCCACCCAGACCCAATACCACAGGCCCAACCAGTACTTCAGACCAGTCTTGACCCAGTACCCCAGACCCACCCAGACCCAATACCACAGGCCCAACCAGTACTTCAGACCAGTCTTGACCCAGTACCCCAGACCCACCCAGACCCAATACCACAGGCCCAACCGGTACTTCAGACCAGTCTTGACCCAGTACCACAGACCCACCCAGACCCAATACCACAGGTCAAACCAGTACCACAGAACAAACCTGACCCATTACCACAGGTACAACCAGTCCTCAGACCTGAGGCCCAACCATGGGTACAACCAGTTACGAGCCAACCTGACCCAATACCACAAGTCGAACCAGTACCACAGCCCCAACCTGACTTGGAGTCTCCAACTCGATCCAAAGTACAACCAGTACTACAAATCCAACCGGAGCCAGTACCACAGTTCCAACCAGTACTACAGAGCCAGTCCGACCCAATACCAGAGGTCCAACCAGTACTACAGATCCAGTCTGACCCAACCCCACAGGTCCAACAAGTACTACAGATCCAGCCTGACCCATTACCAGAGGTCCATCAAGAACTACAGGTCCAGTCTGAGCCAGCACCCCAGACAAAACCCCATGTACAACTTACCCCACAGGACCAGCCTGACCCCATACCCCAGACCCATTCCCAAGTACCCCCAGTATCCCAGATCCAATCTGAAACGATACCACAGACCCAACCGCAAGTACAACTACTATCCCAGACCCATCCCGACCCACAACCAGAACCCCAAACCCTTGCGTCAGAGACCCAAGTTGAACCACAGATTGGACAACTGGATCTGCTGCCAAGTCTGCACGGCCAGGATGAAGATCTGGAGCTGACCACAGCTCGGACCACCCTGTCAGAGTCCCCGAAAACTCCTAAAACTAAGAGCCGAACGTCTCCGCAAGCCAAGAAGACCTCTCCGGCCTCCCGCCCTGTCCGACAGACGCGCTCCCAAACCCGCTACCAGACCCGCCGGCAGCGGAGCCAGTGTGAGTCCGGATCGGAGTCCGGCCTCGAAAGCGAAGAGGCAGCATCCAACTCGGAAGGGCCAGAGACTGGCACCAATCTCGAGCCGCAGGTGGAGCCGCAGGTGGAGCCGCAGGTGGAGCCCCAG gtggaggagacgCTGTTGCCCGTTGACACCCCCCAAAACCCAGACACCCCTGACATTATCACCACTGAAACCCTCGGCCTGCCTTCAGACATGATGTCCCTGGGGTTCGAGTATGACTTTAACTTTGAGTGA